One genomic segment of Belonocnema kinseyi isolate 2016_QV_RU_SX_M_011 chromosome 2, B_treatae_v1, whole genome shotgun sequence includes these proteins:
- the LOC117168554 gene encoding speckle-type POZ protein-like has protein sequence MSVSSEEVDHWYETAINKEKVTFGWIISNVDQFLISGKTLRSERFRSSKIISHEWHLNLKMSEDNYISLWAVNTGEEDFGHISAIESFILNSKNQKVYSKRTAYVRESIETYGEYGCRNFISRSDLETLSQMYMPNNTLKLFVEMELSLYVVKNHSFIKNDPGLHEVSSFIDLFENPLFSDVTISIPQCYEFPAHKAILSAKSPTFFEIFISQPEMEVFETNEWGVFEMTRLAEWIYTGNLNFKEDFSNEDLMAVAHGFKVWDLKLIIEKNLSTTVCMENAAELLVFAEKHEAPILKTRAMHFITKNIKNLIEKKEFLEIIVSNPQLMSELFRNSIL, from the coding sequence ATGTCCGTCTCATCGGAAGAAGTCGATCACTGGTATGAAACGGCGATAAACAAGGAAAAAGTGACCTTCGGTTGGATAATCAGCAATgtcgatcaatttttaatttccggCAAGACTTTGAGATCCGAGAGATTTCGCAGCAGCAAAATAATTTCTCACGAGTGGCACTTAAATCTAAAGATGAGTGAGGACAATTACATCTCTCTTTGGGCTGTCAATACAGGAGAAGAGGATTTTGGCCACATATCTGCCATCGAGTCCTTCATCCTAAATTCcaaaaaccaaaaagtttacagCAAACGAACGGCTTACGTGAGAGAAAGCATCGAAACCTATGGAGAATATGGATgtcgaaattttatttccagATCTGATCTTGAGACCCTTTCCCAAATGTACATGCCCAACAACACCCTCAAATTATTTGTGGAAATGGAGCTCTCTCTCTATGTCGTCAAGAATCATTCTTTCATAAAGAATGATCCTGGATTACACGAAGTTAGTAGTTTTATTGACCTTTTCGAAAACCCTCTCTTCAGTGATGTCACGATCTCAATTCCACAATGCTACGAGTTTCCGGCTCATAAGGCAATTTTGTCAGCCAAGAGTccaacttttttcgaaattttcatatCCCAGCCGGAAATGGAGGTTTTCGAAACGAACGAGTGGGGTGTTTTTGAAATGACAAGACTCGCTGAATGGATCTATACGGGAAATCTTAATTTTAAGGAAGATTTTAGCAACGAAGATTTGATGGCAGTTGCTCACGGCTTCAAAGTTTGGGACCTGAAActtatcattgaaaaaaatctttccacCACAGTTTGCATGGAAAATGCGGCTGAACTTCTCGTTTTTGCGGAGAAACACGAGGCACCGATTTTGAAAACGAGGGCGATGCATTTTATcacgaaaaatatcaaaaatttaatcgAGAAGAAGGAATTTCTGGAAATCATTGTTTCTAATCCACAACTCATGTCGGAACTTTTTCGAAACTCTATTTTATAG